The Aeromicrobium sp. Leaf245 genome includes a region encoding these proteins:
- a CDS encoding endonuclease/exonuclease/phosphatase family protein: MTRGPFNTRGGRAPARRLALALALVLGGTVLAVPSTSSPAEAHGGGHHGPGHEPSVRFATFNASLNRPAEGDLRRDLTTDANAQARAVAETIQRARPDVLVLQEVDHDPEALRLLARNYLARGWNGAEPIRYRYTFTAPVNTGVPTGLDLNGDGTTDGSDDAYGFGAFPGQYGMAVLSRYPIDAKRIRTFQKQLWKDMPGNRMPSGYYSPEAVDVLRLSSKSHWDVPVKVGRRSVHLLVSHPTPPVFDGPQDRNGRRNADEIRFWADYVGSPRQARWIRDDSGRRGGLSPAAPFVVAGDLNSDPVDGDSLPGAANQLLDLPRVNTSVTPSSEGAVEAARLQGGANDAHRGDPRFDTADFAEPPGNIRADYVLPSRDLRIRDARVFWPTQADPLSRLTGTFPFPASDHRLVWVDVDRP, translated from the coding sequence ATGACTCGGGGACCCTTCAACACGCGCGGCGGGCGCGCACCGGCACGACGCCTCGCCCTCGCACTCGCCCTCGTCCTGGGCGGTACCGTCCTGGCCGTGCCCTCCACGTCGTCGCCCGCCGAGGCCCACGGCGGTGGCCACCACGGTCCCGGCCACGAGCCGTCGGTGCGGTTCGCGACGTTCAACGCCTCGCTCAACCGGCCGGCCGAGGGCGACCTGCGGCGCGACCTGACCACCGACGCGAACGCCCAGGCGCGGGCGGTCGCCGAGACGATCCAGCGCGCCCGGCCCGACGTGCTCGTGCTGCAGGAGGTCGACCACGACCCGGAGGCGCTGCGTCTGCTCGCGCGGAACTACCTGGCACGGGGCTGGAACGGGGCGGAGCCGATCCGTTACCGGTACACGTTCACGGCGCCGGTCAACACGGGCGTCCCGACCGGTCTCGACCTGAACGGCGACGGGACCACGGACGGTTCCGACGACGCGTACGGCTTCGGCGCGTTCCCCGGCCAGTACGGCATGGCGGTGCTGAGCCGCTACCCGATCGACGCGAAGCGGATCCGCACGTTCCAGAAGCAGCTGTGGAAGGACATGCCGGGCAACCGCATGCCGTCCGGCTACTACTCCCCCGAGGCCGTCGACGTCCTGCGCCTGTCGAGCAAGTCCCACTGGGACGTGCCCGTGAAGGTCGGCCGTCGGTCGGTCCACCTGCTCGTCAGCCACCCGACGCCGCCGGTCTTCGACGGCCCCCAGGACCGCAACGGCCGTCGCAACGCCGACGAGATCCGGTTCTGGGCGGACTACGTCGGCTCCCCTCGCCAGGCGCGCTGGATCAGGGACGACAGCGGCCGGCGCGGGGGCCTCTCCCCCGCCGCCCCGTTCGTCGTCGCCGGCGACCTGAACTCCGACCCCGTCGACGGCGACTCCCTCCCCGGTGCCGCGAACCAGCTGCTCGACCTGCCCCGCGTGAACACGTCGGTGACGCCGTCCAGCGAGGGTGCCGTGGAGGCGGCCCGACTGCAGGGCGGGGCGAACGACGCACACCGGGGCGACCCGAGGTTCGACACCGCCGACTTCGCGGAGCCGCCGGGCAACATCCGAGCCGACTACGTGCTGCCGAGCCGGGACCTGCGCATCCGCGACGCCCGCGTCTTCTGGCCCACGCAGGCCGACCCCCTGTCACGGCTCACCGGCACGTTCCCGTTCCCGGCCTCGGACCACCGGCTCGTCTGGGTCGACGTCGACCGGCCCTGA